ACCAAGGACTTGATGTGGGACAACAAGCTCTACAACGACACCATGACGGTCGGCGGCCGCCCGGCGAAGCTCGCTGACATCAAGGTGCCGATCCTGCACGCGGTCGCCGAGCACGACCACATCGTGCCGTACGATGCGGCAAAGCACCTCATCACCAAGATCGGCTCGGCGGACAAGGAGGAGGTGATGCTGAAAGGCGGTCACGTCTCGCTGGTCGCCGGCGCCAATGCAATCAAGCGGCTGTGGCCGAAACTGGACTCCTGGTTGGGCAAGAGATCGACATGACCGAACAACGTTCCTATCCGCGCCACGTCAAGACCGAGGCCGGCGACATCGAGTTCCGGCTGATGACGCGGGCCGACGAGGCCGCGGTGCTGGCCTTCGCGCAGAAGCTGCCGACGCATGACTTGCTGTTCCTGCCGCGCAACATCAGCCAGCCGAAGGTGCTGTCGGCCTGGATCAACGAGATCGAGCGCGGCGACATCACGAGCCTGCTCGCGATCAAGGATGGCAAGGTGGTCGGCTGCGGCACGCTGGTGCGCGATCCGCACTCCTGGTCGCCGCATGTCGGCGAGATCCGGATGGTGGTGTCACAAGATGTGCGCGGGCAGGGCGTCGGCCGGGCGTTGTCGCAGGAGACATTCGCGATTGCCCTCGGCGCCGGGCTGGAGAAGTTCTCGGTGCAGATGACGGTCGATCAGCGGGCGGCGATCACGCTGTTCGAAAGCCTCGGCTTCAAGGCGGAGGCCCTGCTGCGCGACCACGTCAGGGATGTCGAGGGCAAGACCCACGACATCGTCGTGCTCGGGCACAATGTGGCGCAGGTTCGGGCGCAAATGGAAGCATATGGGCTGCCGGACGCCGTTACAGGTAATTAGAGACCGTTTGACGCCGACCCTTTAGGCAGTCTGCCGGAAATTCGTGCCATTCACAGGTTTGTGATATCGCGCTGCAACATCGATGTTGCGATGCACCATGGGGTGTGTCATAACACCGTTGCCCCGGGCCAAAACGGACGGGGTGAGCCCATAGCTCAAACCTGAGGATGGAGAGACCCCAATGACCACCGAAACCAATTCCGTGCTGAACAGCGTCAAGGAAGCCTTCGCGCCCGTCACCGAGGCGTTCACCAAGCTCCAGAACCTGGAAGTTCCGGAGGCCGCCCGTGAGTTCGTGAAGAAGCAGGCCGAGGCCGCCAAGACCCGCGCCGCCGACGCGTATGCCGGCTCCGAGAAGGTGACCAACGTAATCGAGACCGCCGTTGCCGGTTCGGTGACCGAAGCCGCCAAGATCAGCCGCAACATTCAGCAGGCGCTCTACCAGGACGCCGAGGCGTTCTTCGCCGGCATCGACCAGCTCGCGTCCGCCAAGTCGCTGAGCGAAGCTGCCCAGATCCAGTCGGACCTGGTCCGCGCGCGTGGCGAACTGTTCGTCTCGCGGGCGAAGGCCACGTCGGAGTATCTCGGCAAGCTCGTCACCGACGGTGCGAAGTCCGCGCAGGACAACTTCGCCAAGGTCTACGGCAAGACCGCCTGATCGCGCTCGCGCTGACCAACTGCCCTTTTTGAAGGCCCGCCATTTTGCGGGCCTTCTTTTTTGCCGCACAGTCGTCATCCTGATGTGAAGCTAGTCCTCATCCACAGGTGTCGTCGCTCGGCTCGACCGGGCGACCCAGTACGCCGAGGCCTATCCGCTCAAGCACCACCGTCTCTGGAATACTGGATCACCCGCCTGCGCCTGCGCGGGTGATGACACTGAGCAAGCTGAGGGGTGCGAGTGGACGCAAACTAGCATACATTCGAAAGTCCTCATGATCCTTCCCGCCACCCTCGTCGCAATGCCCGTCGATGCCGAACGCGCGGCCGAGCTGCGGCGCGTGAAGTGGCTCGCGACCGGCGTGCTGGCGACAACCCTCGTCATCTTCATTGCATCGAAGGCGCTGCTGCCGCTGCATCCCGCTTTCGGCTTCGTCGCAGCTTTTGCCGAGGCCGCGACCATCGGCGGGCTTGCCGACTGGTATGCCGTCGTCGCGCTGTTCAAGCGACCGCTGGGCCTGCCGATCCCGCACACCGCGATCATCCAGAGCAATCAGGAACGCATCGCCGAGAAGCTCGGCGAGTTCATCGAGAACAATTTCCTGGAAGCCGGCCCGGTCGAGGCCAAGCTGCGCGAGATCGATTTCGGCACGTTCATCGCCGACTGGCTGCGCGACCGCAAACGTTCGGAGGATCTCGCCCGCTTCGTGCTGCGGATGCTGCCCGAAGCATTCGCGGCGACCGAGAACTCGGGCTTGATGCAGTTCATCAGCCGCCGCGTCACGACGCAGATCCTCTCAGTCGATCTCGCGCCGCTTGCCGCCGGCGCGCTGCGCGGCTTCGTGCAGGAGGGCAAGCATGAGGGGCTGCTCGACGACCTCTTGCGCGCGCTGCACCAGACGCTGACGCAGCAGGAGACGATGACGGTGATCCGCGACAAGGTCCGCGCGGAGATGCCGACGCTGCTCAAGCTCTATCGCGCCGACAAGTTCGTGGTGAACCGGATCATCGCCTCGGCCACGAAATTCTTCGAGGAGGTGCGCAACGATCCGCAGCATCCGTTCCGCGGCGAATTCGATCGCATGCTGCTGTCGTTCGTCGATCGGCTCGGCAGCGACAAGGCGTTCGCCGACCGCATCGACGGCCTCAAGCGCGACCTGCTGGCGCGGCCGGAGCTCGCCAATCTCGGGCGCACCATCTGGGCCAACGTCAGGGACTTCATCGCGCGCAGCGCCTCGGGCGAGTCGCAGGTGCTGCAGCATCAGTTGGCAAGGATGTTCGTCGAAGCCGGCGATGCGCTCGACGGCGATGCCGAGCTGCGCGGCGAGATCAACCAGGGCCTCGTCGCAATCCTGCGCACGGTGGTCGCCGAGCAGAAGAGCGGCGTCTCGACGTTCATCGCCGATCAGATGAAGAGCTGGGACATGGAGCAATTGATCTCACTGATCGAGGTCAATGTCGGCAAGGACCTGCAATACATCCGCTTCAACGGCTCGCTGATCGGCGGGCTTGCCGGGCTCGCGCTTTACAGCCTGGAATACGTGTTGCGGCTGCTGTGACCGATTGGGCACGGACGTCACAATAGTTGTGGCAAGTGTGATCTGGCCCGCTTGCACGAAAGTGATCGGTTCCCTAGCTTTTCAAGGTTGATTGTTGCGTTGCGGAACGATTCCGCCGGGTTTGCGTCGATCCTGTTGACCCATCCCTGCAGGCCTTTGCCTGATGATCCCATTGCCGACCGCCACGACGGCGTCGGAAGAGGAGTTGAAATGTCCGTTGCTGCGCAGACGCTACGCCCGCCGTCCAGGACGCTGATGTTTCTGGAAGGCCGCGCCATCCACGAGCTTGGTGCCTTTCTTGGTGCCTTGCCGCTGTTGAGCCTCGCGCCGCGCGGCGACGGGCATCCGGTGCTGGTGCTGCCAGGACTGATCGCTTCCGACATGTCGACCCGGCCGCTGCGCGATTTCCTCAAGAGCAAAGGCTACGCCGTCAGCGGCTGGCGCCAGGGCCGCAATCTCGGGCTGCGCTCCGGCGTGCAGGACGGCATGGTCGATCTGCTGCAGGAGATGAATGAGACCAGCGGCCGCAAGGTCTCGCTGATCGGCTGGAGCCTCGGCGGCCTCTATGCGCGCCAGCTTGCCAAGATGATGCCGGATCGCGTGCGCCAGGTGATCACGCTCGGCAGCCCGTTTGCCGCCGGTCCGAAGTCGACCAATGCCTGGCGCGTCTACGAGATGGCCAGCGGCCGCCGCGCCGACGAGGAGGATTCCCGTTTCGGCGGCTCGCTCGCCAGTGCGCCGCCGGTGCCGACCACTGCGATTTTCAGCCGCACTGACGGCGTCTGCGCCTGGCAAGGCTGCCGCGAGCAGAACTCGTCGATGACCGACAGCATCGAGGTCGAGAGCAGCCATTGCGGCATGGGCCATCACCCGGCCGTGGTCTACGCCGTTGCCGATCGCCTCGCGCAGAAGGACGGCGAGTGGGCCCCGTTCGATCGCAGCGGCTGGCGCAGCCTCGTCTATCCGGATCCCAATCGCTAGATCTTGCGAGGGCCCTCTCTTCACCTCGCCCCGCGTGCGGGGAGAGGTCGGATCGCATCGCAGATGCGATCCGGGTGAGGGGGAGTCTCCGCGCGAGTCGTCTCTCACCGTTATTTCGGAGGCAGCCCCTCACCCCAACCCTCTCCCCGCAAGAGCGGGGCGAGGGAGCAGACCGTGACCCCGCATTGTCGTTCCTCGACAAAACGCGTTATGCGTTGGGCATGCCGCAGCCGCTTGCCCGCATCGTCGACCAGCTGAAGCGCGAACCGTCGCGCACCGGCTCGATCATCATCACCGTGTTCGGCGATTCCATCGTGCCGCGCGGCGGCGCGGTGTGGCTCGGCACGCTGCTCGAATTCTTCAAGTCGCTCGACGTCGACGGCAATGTGGTGCGCACAGCGATGTCGCGGCTCGCCGCCGACGGCTGGCTCGAGCGCAGCAAGGTCGGCCGCAACAGTTTCTATCGCCTCAACGCCAGGGGCCGGCAGACTTTCGATACCGCAACCCGGCACATCTACGATCCGCCGCCGTCGGACTGGACCGGCCGCTTCGAGCTGTTGTTGATCGGCAATGCCGAGGACCGCGACGCGGCGCGCGAGGCGCTGAAGAATGCCGGCTTCGGCAGCCCGCTGCCCGGCGTGTGGGTGGCGCCGTCGGGCGTGCCGATCCCGGATGAAGCGGCGCGCGCGATCCGTCTCGAAGTCTCCGCGGAGGATGACAGCGGGCGCCGGCTGCTCAGCGAAAGCTGGCCGCTCGATCGCACCGCGGACGCTTATCTGAAGTTCATGAAGACGTTCGAGCCGCTGCATGGCTGGATCGCGCGCGGCGAGACGCTCAGCGACGCCGACGCCTTCACCGCGCGCATCCTGCTGATCCATCACTACCGCCGCGTCGTGCTGCGTGATCCGCTGTTGCCGGCACCATTGCTGCCGAAGGATTGGCCGGGCAGGGCAGCGCGCAAACTCTGCGGCGAGATCTATCGCGGGCTGCTTCCTGCGTCGGAACAATGGCTTGACGAGCATGCAACCAACGAGGACGGGCCGCTGCCGAAGCCCAACGGGGCCGTGGCGCGGCGTTTCGAGGGCATCTGAACATATTACAGAAATATCTTGCATTCTGAAATTTGTGTTATATATTTCCGCCTAACAACACACCGGGAGGTCGGCCATGTACACGCAGGCGCTCAACTCATCCGACGGCGACGATCGCGGCGTCGAGGATGTTGCCCGTGCCGCTCAGTTCCAGGCCCGCATCGATGCCGACGAGCGCATCGAGCCGAACGACTGGATGCCCGCGGCCTACCGCAAGACGCTGACCCGGCAGATTTCCCAACACGCCCACTCCGAAATCGTCGGCATGCTCCCTGAGGGCAACTGGATCACCCGCGCACCGTCGCTGCGCCGCAAGGCTGCGCTGCTCGCCAAGGTGCAGGACGAATGCGGCCACGGGCTCTATCTCTACGCCGCCGCTGAGACGCTCGGCACCTCGCGCGAAGAGCTGGTCGACGCGATGCTCGCGGGCAATGCGAAGTATTCCTCGATCTTCAATTATCCGACCCTGACCTGGGCCGACATCGGCACCATCGGCTGGCTGGTCGACGGTGCTGCGATCATGAACCAGATCCCGCTGTGCCGCTGCTCCTACGGCCCCTATGCGCGCGCGATGATCCGCGTCTGCAAGGAAGAGTCGTTCCACCAGCGCCAGGGTTTCGAGATCATGGTGACGTTGTGCCGCGGCACCGCCGAGCAGAAGGCGATGGCGCAGAACGCGCTCGATCGCTGGTGGTGGCCGGTGCTGATGATGTTCGGCCCGCCGGACCAGGTCAGCCAGCACAGCGACACCTCGACCAAGTGGAAGATCAAGCGCTTCTCCAACGACGAGCTGCGCCAGAAATTCATCGACGCCACCGTACCGCAGGCCGAATTCCTCGGGCTCACGATTCCAGATCCCGGCATGAAGCAGAACGAGAACGGCAATTGGGTGCACAGCCCGATCGACTGGGACGAGTTCAAGCAGGTGCTGGCCGGCAACGGCCCCTGCAACCGCGAGCGTCTCGCCGCGCGCCGCAAGGCGCATGAGGAGGGCGCCTGGGTGCGCGAGGCCGCGGCGGCCTATGCCGAGAAGCGCAAGCGCCGCCAGCTCGCGCAAGCCGCTGAATAAGGGAGCCCGAGATGGCCACGCCGAACGTTCCGCTCTGGGAAGTCTTCATCCGCAGCCGCAACGGCCTCGCGCACAAGCATGTTGGCTCGCTGCACGCGGCGGACTCGACGCTCGCCCTGCAGGCCGCGCGCGACATCTACACCCGCCGCGGCGAGGGGTTGTCGATCTGGGTGGTGCCCTCGAACGCGATCACCGCGTCCGATCCCACAGAGAAGGGCATGATGTTCGAGCCGGCGGAATCCAAGATCTACCGCCACCCGACGTTCTACGACGTTCCCGACGAAGTCGGGCATATGTGAATTTCACCCGTCATGGTGAGGAGGCGCGGTACGCGCCGTCTCGAACCGTGACACTCCGATCGTAACCGCGGCCATCCTTCGAGACGCCTGCTGCGCAGGCTCCTCAGGATGACGTCGAGCAAGTGGATGCAGGTGGATTAGAGCATGGCAACCGCCAATATCGAAGTCTCCGAAACACCCCTGGTGCTCTATGCGCTGCGCCGCGCCGATGATGCGCTGATCCTCGGCCATCGGCTGTCCGAATGGTGCGGCCATGCGCCGGCGATGGAAGAGGATATGGCGCTCGCCAATATGGGTCTCGACCTGCTCGGCCAGGCTCGCGAGCTCTACACCTATGCCGCCAAGGTCGAAGGCCGCGGCAACGACGAGGACAAGTTCGCCTATCTGCGCGACGTCAGGCAGTACCGCAACCTGCTGCTGGTCGAGCAGCCGAACGGCGACTTTGCCCGCACCATGGTGCGGCAGTTCTTCTACGCGGCATTCGCCGATCTCTACTGGCGCGCGATGATGGCCTCCACCGATCCGACACTCGCCGCGATCGCGGCGAAGTCGGAGAAGGAGAGCGCCTATCATGTCAGGCATTCGTCGGAATGGATCGTCCGGCTCGGCGACGGCACCGAAGAGAGCCATCGCCGCGCGCAGAATGCGATCGACGACCTCTGGGCCTATACCGGCGAGATGTTCGCGGTCGACGACGGCGAGCGCGGCCTGATCGACGCCGGCATCGCGATCGACCCGGCGGCGCTGAAGCCGCGCTGGCTGAAGACCGTGACCGGCATCGTCAACGAGGCGACGCTGGCACTGCCGAACAGCGACTGGATGCAGCAGGGCGGCCGCGTCGGCAGCCACAGCGAGCATCTCGGCCATCTGCTCAGCGAATTGCAGTCGATGCAGCGCACCTTCCCGGGGGCGACATGGTGACGGTTGCGCTCAGCGATGCCGATTTGCGCCGGCGCGCCTGGAGCGCGGCCGCGCAGGTGGTTGACCCCGAAATCCCGGTGTTGACGATCGCCGATCTCGGCGTGCTGCGCGATGTCGCGGTCCATGACGGCCATGTCGAGGTCGCGATCACGCCGACCTATTCCGGCTGTCCCGCGATGAACATGATCGCGCTCGAGATCGAGCTCGCGCTGGAGCGCGAAGGCATCCATCGGCCGAAGGTCCGCACCGTGCTGTCACCGGCCTGGACCACCGACTGGATGAGCGAGGACGGCCGCCGCAAGTTGAAAGAATACGGCATCGCGCCGCCGCAGCCCGGCTCCTCGCGCCGTGCGCTGTTCGGCGAGCAGCAGGTCGCGTGCCCGCAATGCGGCTCTGGCGATACCGAACTGCTGTCCGAATTCGGCTCGACCTCCTGCAAGGCGCTGTGGCGTTGCAAGAGCTGCCGTGAACCCTTCGATTACTTCAAGTGTCATTGACCATGTCGACACCACGCTTCCACCGTCTGTCCGTCAGCGATCTGCGCCGCGAGGCCTCGGACGCCATCTCGATGACCTTTGCGATCCCCGACGATCTGCAAGGCGACTACCGTTTCACGCCCGGCCAGTATCTGACCTTGCGCACCACGATGGACGGCGAGGAAGTCCGCCGTTCCTACTCGATCTGCTCCGGCCCCGACGACGGCGAGCTGCGCATCGCGGTGAAGAAGGTCGACGGCGGCGCGTTCTCGAACTGGGCGGCCGACGAGTTGAAGGCCGGCGATGAGCTCGACGTGATGACGCCGACCGGGCGTTTTGGTGTTGCCCATGCACCTGGCGAGGCGCGGACCTATGTCGGCTTCGCCGCCGGCAGCGGCATCACGCCGATCCTCTCCATCATCAAGGGCGTGCTGGCGCGAGAGCCGGACAGCCGCTTCTTCCTGTTCTACGGCAATCGTTCGACCGAAGGCGTCATGTTCCGCGAGGCGCTGGAGGAGCTGAAGGACCGCTTCATGCAGCGGCTCTCGGTGTTCCACGTCATCTCCGGCGAGGAGCAGGACATCCCGATCCTGCATGGCCGGCTCGACGGCGACAAGGTGCGGGTGCTGCTGCGCTCGCTGGTGCCGGCCGCAACCGTCGATCATGTCTTCGTCTGCGGTCCGGCCGCGATGAGCGAAACCATCGAGACGACCTGTCGCGAGATCGGCATCGCCGACGAGCGCATCCATGTCGAACGCTTCGTCTCGGAATTCGGCGGCAAGCCGCGTCCGAAGGTCGTCGTTCCCGCCGGCGCGCCGCCGAAGGCGATCGCCGGGCTGATCATCGACGGCAAGCGCCGCGAGGTGCCGGTGGCCGACGGCGAGTCGATCCTCGACGCCGCGCTGCGCGCCGGCATGGACCTGCCGTTCGCCTGCAAGGGCGGCATGTGCTCGACCTGCCGCGCCAAGCTGGTCGAGGGCGAGGCGCCGATGGATTTGAACTATTCGCTGGAGCCGTGGGAGCTGAAGGCGGGGTTCATCCTCACCTGCCAGGCCAAGCCGTGTTCGGACAAGGTCGTGGTCGACTACGACCACGTCTAATTCTACGGGCGCGTTGACACCCAAGGTGTTGCGCCCAACACTGACACCAAGAGGCCCGTCGCAACGGGCCCGCGCACAGGGAGTTCGATGTGAACGTGAAGGCCACGCTATCACCCGAGGATGTCGCCCGCGCCTGCGCGGATGCGATGTGGAAGGAAGACGACGCCAGCAAGGGCCTCGGCATGGAGCTGGTCGAGATCAAGCCGGGGCAAGCTACGATGGCGATGACGGTGCAGCCGCACATGGTCAACGGCCAGCGTATCTGCCATGGCGGCTACATCTTCACGCTCGCCGATTCAGCCTTCGCCTTTGCCTGCAACAGCCGCAACGATCGCGCGGTGGCGGCGCAGGGCAACGTCACCTTCATCCGGCCGGGCAAGCTCGGCGATCGCCTGGTGGCGACCGCGCGTGAGGTCTCGCGCAGCGGCCGCTCGGGAATCTACGACGTGCGCGTCACTGCCGGCGGCAGCGTGATCGCCGAGTTCCGCGGACATTCGCGCGTGATCCAGGGCACCTGGCTGCCGGACACGGACATCAAGGCATAAGGTTTCGGGGGAAACGTCGATGGCGGCAAAGCTCAGGGTTGCGGATAGCGGTTATCACGCCGAGCTCGATGCGGCCGAACGCGCCTCGCGCGACGAGATCACGGCGTTGCAGACCAGGCGGCTCGCCTGGTCGCTCAAGCACGCCTATGACAATGTCGCGCACTACAAGAAAAGCTTCGAGGCCGCGGGCGTGCACCCCACGGACTTCAAGCAGCTGTCCGATCTCGCCAAATTTCCATTCACGGTGAAGACCGACCTGCGCGATAATTACCCCTTCAACATGTTCGCGGTACCGCGCGAGCAGCTGGTGCGGGTCCATGCCTCCTCGGGCACGACGGGCAAGCCGATCGTGGTCGGCTACACCAAGGCTGATATCGACACATGGGCCGATGTGATGGCGCGCTCGATCCGCGCCGCCGGCGGCCGCAGCGGCATGCTGATGCACAATGCCTATGGCTACGGCCTGTTCACCGGCGGTCTCGGCGCGCATTACGGCGCCGAGCGGCTCGGCTGCACCGTGATCCCGATCTCCGGCGGCATGACCGAGCGGCAGGTGCAGCTGATCAACGATTTCAAGCCCGACATCATCACGGTGACGCCGAGCTACATGCTGGCGATCCTCGACGAGTTCAAGCGCCAGGGCCTCGACCCGCGCAAATCGTCGCTGAGGTTCGGCATCTTCGGCGCCGAGCCCTGGACCAACGCGATGCGTGTCGAGATCGAGCAGGCCTTCGACATGGACGCGTCAGACATCTATGGCCTGTCGGAAGTGATCGGCCCGGGCGTCGCGCAGGAATGCGTGGAGACCAAGGACGGCCTGCACATCTGGGAG
The window above is part of the Bradyrhizobium sp. PSBB068 genome. Proteins encoded here:
- a CDS encoding DUF445 family protein, encoding MILPATLVAMPVDAERAAELRRVKWLATGVLATTLVIFIASKALLPLHPAFGFVAAFAEAATIGGLADWYAVVALFKRPLGLPIPHTAIIQSNQERIAEKLGEFIENNFLEAGPVEAKLREIDFGTFIADWLRDRKRSEDLARFVLRMLPEAFAATENSGLMQFISRRVTTQILSVDLAPLAAGALRGFVQEGKHEGLLDDLLRALHQTLTQQETMTVIRDKVRAEMPTLLKLYRADKFVVNRIIASATKFFEEVRNDPQHPFRGEFDRMLLSFVDRLGSDKAFADRIDGLKRDLLARPELANLGRTIWANVRDFIARSASGESQVLQHQLARMFVEAGDALDGDAELRGEINQGLVAILRTVVAEQKSGVSTFIADQMKSWDMEQLISLIEVNVGKDLQYIRFNGSLIGGLAGLALYSLEYVLRLL
- the paaK gene encoding phenylacetate-CoA oxygenase/reductase subunit PaaK, which produces MSTPRFHRLSVSDLRREASDAISMTFAIPDDLQGDYRFTPGQYLTLRTTMDGEEVRRSYSICSGPDDGELRIAVKKVDGGAFSNWAADELKAGDELDVMTPTGRFGVAHAPGEARTYVGFAAGSGITPILSIIKGVLAREPDSRFFLFYGNRSTEGVMFREALEELKDRFMQRLSVFHVISGEEQDIPILHGRLDGDKVRVLLRSLVPAATVDHVFVCGPAAMSETIETTCREIGIADERIHVERFVSEFGGKPRPKVVVPAGAPPKAIAGLIIDGKRREVPVADGESILDAALRAGMDLPFACKGGMCSTCRAKLVEGEAPMDLNYSLEPWELKAGFILTCQAKPCSDKVVVDYDHV
- the paaI gene encoding hydroxyphenylacetyl-CoA thioesterase PaaI — its product is MNVKATLSPEDVARACADAMWKEDDASKGLGMELVEIKPGQATMAMTVQPHMVNGQRICHGGYIFTLADSAFAFACNSRNDRAVAAQGNVTFIRPGKLGDRLVATAREVSRSGRSGIYDVRVTAGGSVIAEFRGHSRVIQGTWLPDTDIKA
- the paaJ gene encoding phenylacetate-CoA oxygenase subunit PaaJ, yielding MVTVALSDADLRRRAWSAAAQVVDPEIPVLTIADLGVLRDVAVHDGHVEVAITPTYSGCPAMNMIALEIELALEREGIHRPKVRTVLSPAWTTDWMSEDGRRKLKEYGIAPPQPGSSRRALFGEQQVACPQCGSGDTELLSEFGSTSCKALWRCKSCREPFDYFKCH
- a CDS encoding phasin — protein: MTTETNSVLNSVKEAFAPVTEAFTKLQNLEVPEAAREFVKKQAEAAKTRAADAYAGSEKVTNVIETAVAGSVTEAAKISRNIQQALYQDAEAFFAGIDQLASAKSLSEAAQIQSDLVRARGELFVSRAKATSEYLGKLVTDGAKSAQDNFAKVYGKTA
- the paaX gene encoding phenylacetic acid degradation operon negative regulatory protein PaaX, with the translated sequence MPQPLARIVDQLKREPSRTGSIIITVFGDSIVPRGGAVWLGTLLEFFKSLDVDGNVVRTAMSRLAADGWLERSKVGRNSFYRLNARGRQTFDTATRHIYDPPPSDWTGRFELLLIGNAEDRDAAREALKNAGFGSPLPGVWVAPSGVPIPDEAARAIRLEVSAEDDSGRRLLSESWPLDRTADAYLKFMKTFEPLHGWIARGETLSDADAFTARILLIHHYRRVVLRDPLLPAPLLPKDWPGRAARKLCGEIYRGLLPASEQWLDEHATNEDGPLPKPNGAVARRFEGI
- the paaB gene encoding 1,2-phenylacetyl-CoA epoxidase subunit B; this translates as MATPNVPLWEVFIRSRNGLAHKHVGSLHAADSTLALQAARDIYTRRGEGLSIWVVPSNAITASDPTEKGMMFEPAESKIYRHPTFYDVPDEVGHM
- the paaA gene encoding 1,2-phenylacetyl-CoA epoxidase subunit A, yielding MYTQALNSSDGDDRGVEDVARAAQFQARIDADERIEPNDWMPAAYRKTLTRQISQHAHSEIVGMLPEGNWITRAPSLRRKAALLAKVQDECGHGLYLYAAAETLGTSREELVDAMLAGNAKYSSIFNYPTLTWADIGTIGWLVDGAAIMNQIPLCRCSYGPYARAMIRVCKEESFHQRQGFEIMVTLCRGTAEQKAMAQNALDRWWWPVLMMFGPPDQVSQHSDTSTKWKIKRFSNDELRQKFIDATVPQAEFLGLTIPDPGMKQNENGNWVHSPIDWDEFKQVLAGNGPCNRERLAARRKAHEEGAWVREAAAAYAEKRKRRQLAQAAE
- the paaC gene encoding phenylacetate-CoA oxygenase subunit PaaC — protein: MATANIEVSETPLVLYALRRADDALILGHRLSEWCGHAPAMEEDMALANMGLDLLGQARELYTYAAKVEGRGNDEDKFAYLRDVRQYRNLLLVEQPNGDFARTMVRQFFYAAFADLYWRAMMASTDPTLAAIAAKSEKESAYHVRHSSEWIVRLGDGTEESHRRAQNAIDDLWAYTGEMFAVDDGERGLIDAGIAIDPAALKPRWLKTVTGIVNEATLALPNSDWMQQGGRVGSHSEHLGHLLSELQSMQRTFPGATW
- the paaF gene encoding phenylacetate--CoA ligase produces the protein MAAKLRVADSGYHAELDAAERASRDEITALQTRRLAWSLKHAYDNVAHYKKSFEAAGVHPTDFKQLSDLAKFPFTVKTDLRDNYPFNMFAVPREQLVRVHASSGTTGKPIVVGYTKADIDTWADVMARSIRAAGGRSGMLMHNAYGYGLFTGGLGAHYGAERLGCTVIPISGGMTERQVQLINDFKPDIITVTPSYMLAILDEFKRQGLDPRKSSLRFGIFGAEPWTNAMRVEIEQAFDMDASDIYGLSEVIGPGVAQECVETKDGLHIWEDHFYPEVIDPLTGKVLPDGEKGELVFTSLTKEGFPIIRYRTRDLTRLLPGTARPGMRRMEKVTGRSDDMIILRGVNVFPTQIEEVLLATDWCGGHFVIELTREGRMDEMTVLAEARPESWDGEGLTAHAEKVSAFIKNTIGISTRVRVVAPETLERSLGKAKRVYDKRPKE
- a CDS encoding GNAT family N-acetyltransferase, with the protein product MTEQRSYPRHVKTEAGDIEFRLMTRADEAAVLAFAQKLPTHDLLFLPRNISQPKVLSAWINEIERGDITSLLAIKDGKVVGCGTLVRDPHSWSPHVGEIRMVVSQDVRGQGVGRALSQETFAIALGAGLEKFSVQMTVDQRAAITLFESLGFKAEALLRDHVRDVEGKTHDIVVLGHNVAQVRAQMEAYGLPDAVTGN
- a CDS encoding alpha/beta hydrolase — protein: MSVAAQTLRPPSRTLMFLEGRAIHELGAFLGALPLLSLAPRGDGHPVLVLPGLIASDMSTRPLRDFLKSKGYAVSGWRQGRNLGLRSGVQDGMVDLLQEMNETSGRKVSLIGWSLGGLYARQLAKMMPDRVRQVITLGSPFAAGPKSTNAWRVYEMASGRRADEEDSRFGGSLASAPPVPTTAIFSRTDGVCAWQGCREQNSSMTDSIEVESSHCGMGHHPAVVYAVADRLAQKDGEWAPFDRSGWRSLVYPDPNR